From the Notolabrus celidotus isolate fNotCel1 chromosome 12, fNotCel1.pri, whole genome shotgun sequence genome, one window contains:
- the yrdc gene encoding yrdC domain-containing protein, mitochondrial codes for MKSVCNIAVELLKSPGSHSSAAARRLGGEMCKELKTKVLHLLPPTSNGPTVHQEGQTDGAEILSCTVKALKEGHVVAVPTDTIYGLACLAQNSEAIRKTYNVKGRNGHKPLAICVGEIQDIYKYCKVTVKTAVLDDLLPGPVTLVFERSEILNTDLNPFTSLVGVRIPNHAFMRRLCQMCGEPLALTSANISSHTSTVAVHEFQELWPKLAVVVDGGPIGDHSRLGSTVIDLSVLGRYRIIRPGCALSSTVEVLEHKYGLSEDLGEA; via the exons ATGAAGTCCGTTTGTAACATTGCAGTTGAATTGCTCAAATCTCCAGGATCTCACAGTTCAGCCGCAGCTCGAAGACTCGGAGGAGAGATGTGTAAAGAGCTGAAGACCAAAGTGCTGCATTTACTGCCGCCGACCTCCAATGGGCCCACTGTTCATCAGGAAGGCCAGACAG ATGGTGCTGAAATCCTGAGTTGCACCGTGAAGGCGCTGAAGGAGGGTCATGTAGTCGCCGTTCCCACTGACACCATCTACGGCTTGGCATGTCTGGCCCAGAACTCGGAAGCCATCAGAAAAACTTACAACGTCAAAGGAAGAAACGGGCACAAGCCGCTGGCCATCTGTGTGGGAGAGATTCAGGATATCTATAA GTACTGTAAGGTGACCGTGAAGACAGCAGTGTTGGATGACCTCCTCCCTGGTCCTGTCACTCTGGTGTTTGAAAGATCTGAAATTCTGAACACAGATCTCAACCCCTTCACTTCA CTTGTAGGCGTCCGTATCCCCAATCACGCTTTCATGAGACGCCTCTGCCAGATGTGTGGAGAACCCCTCGCTCTCACCAGCGCCAACATCAGCTCACACACCAGCACTGTGGCCGTACAT gAGTTTCAGGAGCTCTGGCCAAAGCTAGCAGTAGTGGTGGACGGAGGACCAATAGGAGACCACAGCCGCCTTGGATCAACAGTGATCGACCTCTCAGTACTCGGCAGATACCGCATCATCAGACCCGGCTG TGCCCTTTCTTCTACGGTTGAAGTGCTGGAGCACAAATACGGACTGTCAGAAGACCTGGGGGAGGCGTGA